CATTTTTGAATAGCTTCCTCACCCTTTAGTTTGGTGAGCCCATAAACATTCACTGGATCAACTGGCGCATCTTCAGTCAGTGCGATAGCTGAGTTCCCATCAAATACATAGTCTGTAGAAATAGCAATCAATTTTGAGCCATGAATACGACAATATTGCGCGATTTCTTCTGCGGCTAAATGATTGATCCGATCAGCCAATTCGGCCTCTGATTCGGCCTTATCTACAGCGGTATAGGCCGCAGCATGAATAATGATATCGGGCTGATACTGCCCTAAAATATCCTGTATAATCTGCGTATGCTCCAAAGGAAGTTCCTGGCGGTCCAAGAAAAAGCAGTCTTTATCCGTTTGTGGAGACAACAGGTCTTTTAACTCAGACCCAAGCTGTCCATTAGCTCCTGTAATAACTACCCTCATACCCCGAAGACCTCCTTGAAACTGGGTGCAGTTTGATCTTTTTCGGACAATAACATCTCTGCTGTGGGTATCTGCCAGTCTACAGCCAAATCTGGATCCAAGGGATACACCCCACACTCAGACTGCTTGTTGTAAAAATTGTCGCACTTATAAAAGAAGGTCGCTGTTTCGCTCAATACGACAAAACCATGTAAAAATCCACGTGGAACAAATAGCTGTAAATTATTGTCAGCCGATAAGTTAACGGCTACATATTGCCCAAAAGTAGCTGAATCTGGCCGGGCATCTACCGCAACATCAATCACTTCTCCTTGGAGAACACGTACCAATTTTGCTTGAGCATGTTCACCTGCTTGTGCATGCAGCCCCCTCAAAACACCCCGCGTTGAATAGGACTGATTATCCTGCACAAAATGAGTATTTGTACTAGTGAGGTCATTGAAGGTTTTTTCATTAAAACTTTCCATAAAATACCCCCTTGAATCGCCATATTTTGCAGGCTCCAAAATAAAACAGCCTTTTAACTTTGTTTCTGTAACTTTCATCGAAGAAATTAGTTATATTGATTTGCGTAATAATTTTGGTAATCGCCTGAAGTAACACGATCCAACCATTCCTGATTGTTTAAAAACCAATCGATGGTGATGGAAAGCCCCTGCTCAAATGTAACCGAAGGTTCATAACCTAACTCTTGGTTGATCTTACTGGCATCAATGGCATAACGTAAATCATGGCCTGGCCGATCTTTCACAAAAGTAATAAGCTCCGCAGCAGTACCAGCCGGACGCCCCAATTTTTCATCGACTTGCTTACATAATTCCTTCACCAAATCTATATTCTGCCATTCGTTGAATCCGCCAACGTTATAGGAGCCGCCGTTTTGACCATTATGGTAAACCAGATCGATCGCTTTGGCATGATCAATAACAAACAGCCAATCCCGTGTATATTTCCCATCACCATAAATAGGCAATGGCTTATTATTTAATATATTGTGGATACACAGGGGAATTAACTTTTCCGGGAAATGATTTGGTCCATAGTTATTCGAGCAATTGGTCAGCACAATTGGAAGGCCATAGGTATCGTGATAGGCACGTACGAAATGGTCGGAAGATGCCTTTGACGCAGAATAAGGCGAATGTGGATCGTACTTAGTCTCTTCAGTAAACAATCCTGTCGCTCCTAATGCGCCAAAAACCTCATCGGTAGAAACATGATGAAAACGCTTCCCTTGATAATTTTCCTTCCAGATCTCTTTCGCAGCGTTTAGCAGGTTGACTGTACCAATGACATTGGTCATCACAAAGGCCGTGGGGTCTGTAATGGATCGGTCTACATGGGATTCGGCAGCCAAATGAATAACACCATCCGGCTGGTGCTGACGAAAAATATCAAAAATCAAACTGGCATCGGTAATATCCGCCTTTATAAATTGATAATTGGGTTTATTTTCAATGTCCTTTAGATTTTCTAAATTACCCGCATACGTCAAAGCATCCAGATTGATAATATGATATTCGGGGTATTTATTAACAAATTCACGCACCACATGGGAACCTATAAATCCGGCTCCGCCGGTAATGATAATTGTTTTATTCATATAGCTTAATATCTATTAATGTACTGATCGTCATTCAAATAAAGTTTAATCTTTTGCTCGTCTGAAACTTTATTAAAATAAAGACATACCTTTTTACCCAAATGTTTCCCAATCTTGTCCGCTAACAGCAATAAGTATGCCTCATTTATATCATCCCCTAAAATAAGGACCTCGATTGTTCCGGTGTCCAAGCCCTTAGCATAATCGCCCAATAGACTAACCTCCTGAATATGACCTGCTTGGTCAAGCACTTGCTCCACCAGCTGGTCGATACCCAAAAACGTATGGATCAAATTTTGGATAGGCCTAAATAACGAATGCTTCGTATTGGCACTATATACGATCTTATTCTTTTCAGTTTTACGTTCGAGGTAACCAGCTTCTGAAAGTTGATTCAGTTCCTTACGAATGGCATTGGTAGATTCCTGAAACTCCTCTGCCAAGCCTCGCAGATGTGCCCTGTTTGTTGCTGATACAAAAAATTTGATCAGCAATTTCAGCCGTGTCTTTGAAGTAATCAGAGTTTCTAGCATTGGATAGCTTATTGAGCAACAAAAGTACTCATACGGATTTAAATTATCAAATCCGTATAGTGAATTAGTTTTAACTTTATATTATTTTATCTTAAAAAATCGACGATCAATACTGTTGGAAAAATGTTGTTTTATATCTTCAGTAAGATGAAAGTGTAGACGTAAGGCTTAGGAATACAATGCACCTTTGGTATTAATCGATCAATTTTGACTGATGTCGCTCTAATGTATTGTAAATCTTTTTAACGTCCTGTGATTTTTCCTTTTGCAAAACCAAAACAGCATCTTTGGTATAGACTAGGATTGCATTTTTCAGACCTACAAATGCTGTATAGGTATCGGTACCTATGACCATGTTACCATTTTCATCGACAGGGTGCCCGGTTGATTTGAGATAATAATACATGGACTCGAAAGAGCCGAGATCAGACCAATCAAAAGCAGTAGCAACAACACGAATTTTTTTTGAACGTTCCATAACGGCATAGTCTACTGATATAGATGGAACCTCTTTGGACAGATCAACATCGAGTTCCCCATCGCGGCGATGCTGCCAGGCAGCAAGTGCTGTCGCGTAAACTTTGGGCTCAAAGGTCTGCAGTTCAGAAAGAAAAGTATCTGCGCGAAAACAAAACATCCCAGAGTTCCACAGGAAATTGCCACGTTCGATAAAATCTTCGGCAGTATCCTGATTGGGCTTTTCGCGAAAGGAAAGAACATGATCATCTTTATATTCGATGTAGCCATAGCCTGTCTCGGGACGGGTGGGCTTGATACCGAAGGTCACGATATAGCCTTTATTTGCTTTTTCGATTCCTTCACTGATTGCATCCTGATATGCCTCATCACCAACTATAACATGATCCGAAGGTGTTACGATCAAAATATCGTCGGGCTGAGCAGCAAAGGCAGCA
The DNA window shown above is from Sphingobacterium thalpophilum and carries:
- the rfbC gene encoding dTDP-4-dehydrorhamnose 3,5-epimerase, with amino-acid sequence MKVTETKLKGCFILEPAKYGDSRGYFMESFNEKTFNDLTSTNTHFVQDNQSYSTRGVLRGLHAQAGEHAQAKLVRVLQGEVIDVAVDARPDSATFGQYVAVNLSADNNLQLFVPRGFLHGFVVLSETATFFYKCDNFYNKQSECGVYPLDPDLAVDWQIPTAEMLLSEKDQTAPSFKEVFGV
- the rfbB gene encoding dTDP-glucose 4,6-dehydratase; this translates as MNKTIIITGGAGFIGSHVVREFVNKYPEYHIINLDALTYAGNLENLKDIENKPNYQFIKADITDASLIFDIFRQHQPDGVIHLAAESHVDRSITDPTAFVMTNVIGTVNLLNAAKEIWKENYQGKRFHHVSTDEVFGALGATGLFTEETKYDPHSPYSASKASSDHFVRAYHDTYGLPIVLTNCSNNYGPNHFPEKLIPLCIHNILNNKPLPIYGDGKYTRDWLFVIDHAKAIDLVYHNGQNGGSYNVGGFNEWQNIDLVKELCKQVDEKLGRPAGTAAELITFVKDRPGHDLRYAIDASKINQELGYEPSVTFEQGLSITIDWFLNNQEWLDRVTSGDYQNYYANQYN
- a CDS encoding winged helix-turn-helix domain-containing protein: MLETLITSKTRLKLLIKFFVSATNRAHLRGLAEEFQESTNAIRKELNQLSEAGYLERKTEKNKIVYSANTKHSLFRPIQNLIHTFLGIDQLVEQVLDQAGHIQEVSLLGDYAKGLDTGTIEVLILGDDINEAYLLLLADKIGKHLGKKVCLYFNKVSDEQKIKLYLNDDQYINRY
- a CDS encoding sugar phosphate nucleotidyltransferase, with amino-acid sequence MNKVIHVVLTGGVGSRLWPLSRKSYPKQYLSMFKEGSLFEMTVKRNQSLCSQVIVVGNRDNHLLSREVMETQGIPYLDIIEATPRNTAAAIAFAAFAAQPDDILIVTPSDHVIVGDEAYQDAISEGIEKANKGYIVTFGIKPTRPETGYGYIEYKDDHVLSFREKPNQDTAEDFIERGNFLWNSGMFCFRADTFLSELQTFEPKVYATALAAWQHRRDGELDVDLSKEVPSISVDYAVMERSKKIRVVATAFDWSDLGSFESMYYYLKSTGHPVDENGNMVIGTDTYTAFVGLKNAILVYTKDAVLVLQKEKSQDVKKIYNTLERHQSKLID